The genomic segment AAATCAATGAAGATAAAACCCGGGATGCGGCAGACCGTGGGTTCTCAACCGCCACCGACATGGCCGACTATCTGGTACGCAAAGGCATCCGTTCCGTGATGCTCACCATGTGGTAGGTAGCGTAGTGAACTACTGCATTAAGCATGGCAAAAAGCTTAATCAACTCACCCTCGATGAGTACCACAGTTTCCATCCACAAATTGAAAACGATATCTATGAAGATATTACGCTGGAAGCCTCAGTCGGTGCCCGACAGTCTTACGGCGGAACAGCACCTGATGCAGTGACTAAGCAGATCGCTCTGGCTAAGAGCCTGTTATAGCCCTTGAGCCAGCCAATCATGTCATAGGGCATCGACTCATCACTCTGCGCTGATGCCTTAAATAAAAATAACCTATATGACTGCCGTGCTTTTTGCATGTTGTAGGAGGGACTCTTATGTCTGAATTATTCTGGGTTCAACTGTTAGTTGTACTTGTTTGTATCGGTGTGGGTGGGCGTTATGGCGGCGTTGGACTGGGTGCGGCCGGGGGGTTAGGTGTATGTATACTGACACTACTGTTCGGCTTACAACCTGCCTCACCACCGATTGCCGTATTATTAATTATTATCGCAGTTATCGCCTGTACCAGTGTATTACAGGGTGCCGGTGGTCTTGATTTTCTGGTACGCGTTGCCGAAAAGATGCTACGGAAAAAACCCAGTGCAATCACCTTTCTGGGCCCTTTCATCTGCTCACTGTTTGTCATGTTTTGCGGAACGGCTTATGTGGCTTTTGCCGTCTACCCGGTGGTGGCAGAAGTTGCCGCTGAAGCCAAAATCAGGCCCGAACGGCCCATGTCGATGTGCGTTATCGCCGCGGGTATCGCCGTTATCGCCAGCCCAATGAGTGCCGCAACCGCAGGTATGATAGCCGCACTGTCGATGTATGACGTTTCTATCATCCAAATCCTTGGGGTGAGTATCCCCGCGTTTATTATTGGTACATTGTGTGGATGTCTATCGGTATTTAAACACGGAAAAGAGCTGGAGAACGATCCGGAATTTCAACGCAGAGTTGCCGCAGGTGACTATCAGTCGCTACACGTTGAGCAAAAAGAAGTACAGGCTTATAAACCAACGTTTGGCGCTAAAGTTGAGGTACTGATTTTTGGTATTGGCGTTGCCACCGTTATTCTGTTTGGCTCCGTCAAGTCTCTGCTGCCTGCTTGGGAAGTCGGCGGAAAAATGGTGCCTCTGGCTACTCCAGCCCCGATCCAAATGGTCATGCTGGCCGCCGCCCTGTTTATCATTATCTTTAGTAAAGTCCCCAGCGATAAG from the Limnobaculum zhutongyuii genome contains:
- a CDS encoding anaerobic C4-dicarboxylate transporter family protein gives rise to the protein MSELFWVQLLVVLVCIGVGGRYGGVGLGAAGGLGVCILTLLFGLQPASPPIAVLLIIIAVIACTSVLQGAGGLDFLVRVAEKMLRKKPSAITFLGPFICSLFVMFCGTAYVAFAVYPVVAEVAAEAKIRPERPMSMCVIAAGIAVIASPMSAATAGMIAALSMYDVSIIQILGVSIPAFIIGTLCGCLSVFKHGKELENDPEFQRRVAAGDYQSLHVEQKEVQAYKPTFGAKVEVLIFGIGVATVILFGSVKSLLPAWEVGGKMVPLATPAPIQMVMLAAALFIIIFSKVPSDKFASGSVFRSGLIGVVGVFGISWMTGTFFDAYRPLFEELFKHMVESWPMLFGLILFCFSAVIFSPSATVAALMPLGAAMGIPPALLVAMYPATCGDFIVPGAGQIGCVAFDRTGTTRLGKYVINHSYLRPGFVMVISAVIAGYFISQIVF